The following is a genomic window from Dermatophilaceae bacterium Soc4.6.
GGTCGCCAGCTCACGCGCGGCGCCCGAGGGGTCGGCGACGACGACCCGGGCCCCGAGGGCGACCCCGATCAGCACGGCGGAGAGGCCCACGCCACCGGCCCCCTGCACCGCGAGCCACTGACCGGGCTGCAGACCGCCATGGGCGGTGAGGGCGCGGTAGGACGTGGCGAAGCGGCATCCGAGGGCGGCAGCCGTCACCGGGTCGACCGAGTCGGGCAGCGCGACGAGGTTGGTGTCCGCGGCGTGCAGGACCACCAGGTCGGCGAAGGAGCCCCAGTGGGTGAACCCCGGCTGCGTCTGCTCGGGGCAGACCTGGGCGTCCCCGGCCCGGCAGTAGGCACACCGCCCGCAGCCGCAGACGAACGGCACCGTGACCCGGTCCCCGACCCGCCACCGCCGCACCCCGCGGCCCACCTGCGCGACCCGGCCGGCGAGCTCGTGCCCCGGCACGTGCGGCAGCGTGACGGGGTCGTGCCCACTCCAGGCGTGCCAGTCCGAGCGACACACCCCAGTCGCCTCGACGGCGACCACGACACCCCCGTCGGGTGGCTCCGGGTCGGGCACCGTCGTCAGCCCCGGGACCTGCCCGTAGCCCGTGTAGAGCACCGCGCGCACGGTCCCACCGCCCTTCCTCGTCGTCTCGAGACCGCCCGCGCCGCGGTCGGGGCCCGGGGATCTGCTACCCATCCTCCCGGAC
Proteins encoded in this region:
- a CDS encoding alcohol dehydrogenase catalytic domain-containing protein — translated: MRAVLYTGYGQVPGLTTVPDPEPPDGGVVVAVEATGVCRSDWHAWSGHDPVTLPHVPGHELAGRVAQVGRGVRRWRVGDRVTVPFVCGCGRCAYCRAGDAQVCPEQTQPGFTHWGSFADLVVLHAADTNLVALPDSVDPVTAAALGCRFATSYRALTAHGGLQPGQWLAVQGAGGVGLSAVLIGVALGARVVVADPSGAARELATSLGAEVVLDPGTTDVVEGVVEVTGGGAHVGVDALGSAATAAGSVRALRRRGRHVQVGLLFGADATPPLPMDRVVAWELSVHGSHGMAACDYPPMLDLVAAGRLDPRRLVGEVVGLDAAGAALAAMSAPASRPGLTVVDLRR